In one window of Chryseobacterium sp. JV274 DNA:
- a CDS encoding inorganic phosphate transporter codes for MLLNNILFFSVDPDLSTGLVIIFILCLVAVVAFEFVNGFHDTANAVATVIYTKALKPVIAIPWSGFWNFLGVFTGGIAVAMGILKLVPMDTLITLPIAVGASLVLAVLLASIIWNLGTWYFGIPCSSSHTLIGALIGAGLGFTWCYGGGVNWHKAEEIGMSLILSPIVGFCLAVLLMWFFKYVIRYKTLFHIPTGANDKPPLVIRAILITTCTLVSFFHGSNDGQKGVGLFMLILIAFMPAQFAVNHDIPNDKIISILNTTERTLQATAARNTRNTAEFKTLNLAVENVKENLIHKNEKDKAATYKFRKQIDNLVDSLKKLNENKTIAIDESSRAILTSQISELKKLTEFAPLWVIIIISVSLGLGTTIGWKRIAVTIGEKIGNEHLNYAQGASSEIVAASTIGISTLLGLPVSTTHVLSSGIAGSMVASGGKSNLNPATLKSIGLAWVLTLPVSIVLSLLLFICFHLFI; via the coding sequence ATGCTTTTAAACAATATTCTATTTTTTTCAGTGGATCCGGATCTCAGTACAGGTCTTGTCATTATTTTCATCCTGTGTCTTGTAGCTGTAGTGGCTTTTGAGTTTGTAAACGGTTTTCATGATACCGCCAATGCTGTGGCTACTGTAATTTATACCAAAGCTCTTAAGCCCGTTATCGCAATCCCTTGGTCAGGCTTTTGGAACTTTCTGGGAGTTTTTACAGGGGGAATTGCTGTTGCGATGGGAATCTTAAAATTGGTACCTATGGATACGCTCATAACGCTGCCAATTGCTGTGGGAGCCTCTTTGGTTCTTGCTGTTCTACTGGCTTCAATCATCTGGAATCTGGGAACCTGGTATTTTGGAATACCATGCTCCAGTTCTCATACCCTGATTGGTGCTTTAATTGGTGCCGGCTTAGGATTTACCTGGTGTTATGGCGGAGGAGTGAACTGGCATAAAGCAGAAGAAATTGGGATGTCACTTATTTTATCCCCTATAGTAGGATTTTGTTTAGCTGTTTTGCTGATGTGGTTTTTTAAATATGTAATCCGTTATAAAACGCTTTTTCATATTCCAACCGGAGCTAATGACAAACCTCCTTTGGTGATCAGAGCCATTTTAATAACAACCTGTACTTTAGTAAGCTTTTTTCACGGCAGTAATGACGGACAAAAGGGTGTAGGACTTTTTATGCTGATCCTGATTGCTTTCATGCCTGCCCAATTTGCAGTTAATCATGATATTCCTAATGATAAGATTATTTCTATCCTGAACACAACGGAACGTACATTACAGGCAACAGCTGCCCGGAATACTCGAAATACAGCAGAATTTAAGACATTGAATCTGGCTGTTGAAAATGTAAAAGAAAATCTGATCCATAAAAATGAAAAAGACAAAGCCGCTACTTATAAATTCCGGAAACAGATAGACAACCTTGTTGATTCTCTAAAAAAGCTGAATGAAAATAAAACCATAGCTATTGACGAATCCAGCAGAGCAATACTTACCAGCCAGATTTCTGAACTTAAAAAATTAACCGAATTTGCTCCCCTATGGGTAATTATTATTATCTCAGTATCTCTCGGGCTGGGAACTACCATAGGCTGGAAGAGAATTGCTGTAACTATTGGTGAGAAAATAGGAAATGAACATTTGAACTATGCTCAGGGTGCATCCAGCGAAATTGTTGCCGCATCTACTATCGGTATAAGTACATTGCTGGGATTACCGGTAAGTACAACGCATGTTTTGTCAAGTGGTATAGCAGGGTCTATGGTAGCTTCCGGTGGTAAAAGTAACCTTAATCCGGCTACATTAAAAAGTATCGGTCTTGCCTGGGTACTTACTTTACCGGTTTCTATTGTATTATCTTTACTGTTATTTATATGTTTCCATCTGTTTATTTAG
- a CDS encoding universal stress protein, with product MKQILVASDFSNNAGNALLYALSLAKTLKMKVTVLNAIHPTEGINNSTYNAIFIEDYYARKRSALKEWTETFCNNDVYKDIPVKTVCDVGFLRNVITKYIEYNDVSFLVMGMTGATGIKGIIGSNASLAISKMRIPTLIVPAESMLHPTPVITLAADYKTTKLSVRDVKALNQILKVSDPKKLEVLHISDKDTSAKAIENGEKKLKDQLSSVEITFHYVEDDKPSSGIIDFIETNKTDILCLVKHNHNIIYRLFSGSTVDEILNKSVKAVLILHA from the coding sequence ATGAAACAAATATTAGTTGCCTCAGACTTTTCCAATAACGCAGGTAATGCGCTGTTGTATGCGCTCTCCCTCGCCAAAACTTTAAAGATGAAAGTAACGGTACTGAATGCCATTCATCCTACGGAAGGTATCAATAATAGTACATACAACGCCATTTTTATTGAAGATTACTATGCAAGAAAAAGATCCGCTTTGAAAGAATGGACAGAAACTTTCTGTAATAATGATGTATATAAAGACATTCCGGTAAAAACCGTTTGTGATGTTGGCTTTTTAAGAAATGTTATTACCAAATACATAGAATATAATGATGTATCGTTTTTAGTCATGGGAATGACAGGAGCTACGGGCATTAAGGGAATTATAGGAAGCAATGCCAGTTTAGCCATTAGCAAAATGCGGATTCCTACATTAATCGTTCCTGCGGAAAGTATGCTTCATCCAACACCTGTTATCACGCTGGCTGCAGATTATAAAACCACAAAACTATCTGTAAGGGATGTAAAGGCATTGAACCAGATCCTTAAAGTTTCCGATCCTAAAAAATTGGAAGTACTTCATATTTCGGACAAAGATACATCTGCAAAAGCCATAGAAAATGGGGAGAAGAAATTAAAAGACCAGCTTTCTTCTGTGGAAATCACTTTTCATTACGTTGAGGATGATAAACCATCAAGCGGAATTATTGATTTCATAGAAACCAATAAAACAGATATTTTATGTCTTGTAAAACACAATCACAATATTATTTACCGATTGTTTTCCGGTAGTACTGTAGACGAGATCCTAAACAAATCTGTGAAGGCTGTATTGATTCTTCATGCATAA
- a CDS encoding LLM class flavin-dependent oxidoreductase yields MELGIGMFGDLAFDQSTGKYRDAGIKIREILDQVKLMDEVEIDVFAMGEHHRPDYAVSSPEIVLAAAASITKNIKLASGVTVLSSSEPVKVYEDFSTLDLISDGRAEIFVGRGSFIESFPLYGYSLDDYEQLFDEKLELLLKINSEENVSWSGKLRAPMNNQTVYPRAKNDGKLSIWRAVGGTPQSVLSAAQLGMPLVVAIIGGMPIQFRNLIEFYKQEYQKAGHDVSKMQIAVHSHTFVSDDQKAVDGYFHNYKSQMDRIGASRGWAPYTKAQYDGGRSKDGALFIGSPAEVADKIAYMKEIFGITRFIGHMDVGDPAHEVMMKSIELFGNEVKPVIQGL; encoded by the coding sequence ATGGAATTAGGAATAGGAATGTTCGGTGATCTGGCATTTGACCAGTCAACCGGAAAATATAGAGATGCAGGAATTAAGATCCGTGAAATATTGGATCAGGTAAAATTGATGGATGAGGTGGAAATTGATGTTTTTGCAATGGGAGAACATCACCGTCCGGATTATGCTGTTTCCTCACCGGAAATAGTATTGGCAGCTGCAGCAAGCATTACAAAAAATATAAAACTAGCCAGTGGAGTTACTGTTTTGAGTTCTTCGGAGCCGGTAAAAGTATATGAAGACTTTTCAACACTGGATCTGATTTCAGACGGAAGAGCCGAAATATTTGTGGGCCGGGGAAGTTTCATTGAGTCATTTCCGTTGTATGGCTATTCTTTGGATGACTATGAACAGCTATTTGATGAAAAGTTAGAATTATTACTGAAAATCAATTCTGAGGAAAATGTAAGCTGGTCTGGGAAACTTCGTGCTCCTATGAATAATCAAACCGTGTATCCAAGAGCAAAGAATGATGGAAAACTTTCAATCTGGAGAGCTGTAGGAGGAACTCCGCAGTCTGTTTTAAGTGCAGCACAATTGGGAATGCCTTTAGTGGTAGCCATTATTGGAGGAATGCCGATTCAGTTTAGAAATCTGATCGAATTCTATAAACAGGAATACCAGAAAGCGGGACATGATGTTTCAAAAATGCAGATTGCCGTTCATTCACATACTTTTGTGAGTGATGATCAAAAAGCAGTGGACGGGTATTTCCATAATTATAAATCTCAGATGGATAGAATAGGGGCTTCCAGAGGTTGGGCCCCTTACACAAAAGCACAGTATGATGGCGGAAGAAGCAAAGACGGCGCTTTATTTATCGGAAGCCCGGCAGAAGTAGCAGACAAAATCGCTTATATGAAAGAGATTTTCGGAATTACAAGATTTATCGGACATATGGATGTGGGAGATCCTGCTCATGAGGTGATGATGAAGTCTATTGAATTGTTTGGGAATGAAGTGAAGCCTGTTATACAAGGATTATAA